Proteins found in one Sporosarcina sp. FSL K6-3457 genomic segment:
- a CDS encoding alpha-galactosidase yields MAIHFDAKKKTFHLQANDTSYVMEIVRDGYLLHLYWGRKIHDFNYSNEIQLVDRGFSGNPYKEDRTFSLDTLPQEYPQFGNTDYRKPAYQVQLENGSTISDLRYESHIIRKGKPGLQGLPATYVEDDNEAETLEIVMRDALTNLKVVLCYTVFEQFNVITRSVKFLNEGTESLNLLRALSVSVDFRDADFDFMHLHGGHVKEGHIERQPLRHGVQSIESARGGSSHQHNPFMALLRKGADEHTGDVYGFSFVYSGNFLAQAEVDQFNNTRATMGINPFNFNWKLEPGETFQTPEAVMVFSSTGLGGMSRTFHELYRTRLTRGMYKEQERPILVNNWEATYFDFNADKILDIAKTGQELGIELMVLDDGWFKKRNSDHSSLGDWFVDTEKLPNGLEDLASQVTDLGMKFGLWFEPEMISVDSDLYREHPDWCLHVPGRNRSESRNQLVLDFSRADVCEEITKRVCAILESVPISYVKWDMNRSMTEVGSALLPADRQKETAHRYMLGLYNVMETITSRFPEILFESCSGGGGRFDPGMLYYMPQTWTSDNTDAISRLKIQYGTSMVYPIISMGAHVSAVPNHQVDRITSLAMRGDVAMSGNLGYELDLTKLTEDEKIAVTAQVARYKEIRELIQFGEFYRLKSPFEGNETAWLFANKDKTEVIVYLFRELAEANAAIGSVRLTGIDTTKKYTLLGTDKIYGGDELTYAGLSIPIEMKGDFQSHVWHFKAL; encoded by the coding sequence ATGGCGATACATTTTGATGCGAAGAAAAAAACATTTCATTTACAAGCAAACGATACGAGCTATGTCATGGAAATTGTACGTGACGGCTATTTACTCCATCTGTATTGGGGAAGAAAAATACATGACTTTAACTATTCAAATGAAATTCAACTTGTAGACCGTGGTTTCTCTGGGAATCCCTACAAGGAAGATCGAACGTTTTCGCTGGATACATTACCACAGGAATACCCACAGTTCGGGAATACGGACTATCGCAAGCCCGCTTATCAGGTGCAACTTGAAAACGGCTCGACCATTAGTGATTTGCGCTATGAATCGCATATCATTCGAAAAGGAAAACCTGGATTACAAGGTCTTCCGGCTACTTATGTAGAAGACGATAACGAGGCAGAAACATTAGAAATTGTCATGCGGGATGCGTTAACCAATTTAAAAGTTGTGCTTTGTTATACCGTCTTTGAACAGTTTAATGTCATTACGCGATCTGTAAAATTCCTCAATGAAGGAACAGAATCACTTAATTTATTGCGCGCTTTAAGTGTCAGTGTTGATTTTAGGGATGCAGATTTCGATTTCATGCACCTGCATGGTGGTCATGTCAAAGAAGGACATATTGAGCGTCAACCGCTTAGACATGGTGTTCAATCCATTGAAAGTGCAAGAGGCGGAAGCAGTCACCAGCATAACCCCTTCATGGCATTGCTCAGAAAAGGTGCCGACGAGCATACGGGTGATGTGTACGGATTCAGTTTTGTTTATAGCGGAAACTTCCTTGCACAGGCAGAGGTCGATCAATTTAACAATACAAGAGCAACAATGGGCATTAACCCGTTCAACTTTAATTGGAAACTTGAACCGGGAGAGACGTTCCAAACGCCTGAAGCCGTTATGGTATTTTCATCGACTGGGCTTGGTGGTATGTCGAGAACTTTCCATGAGTTATACAGAACTCGGTTAACGAGAGGGATGTATAAGGAGCAAGAACGTCCAATTCTCGTCAATAACTGGGAAGCAACTTACTTTGATTTTAACGCTGATAAAATTCTTGATATTGCCAAAACAGGTCAGGAGCTTGGAATAGAGCTAATGGTTTTGGATGATGGATGGTTCAAGAAAAGAAATAGTGACCACTCGTCACTTGGCGATTGGTTTGTAGATACTGAGAAACTACCAAATGGATTGGAAGATTTGGCTAGCCAAGTAACGGACTTAGGTATGAAGTTTGGTCTGTGGTTTGAGCCCGAAATGATTTCGGTTGACAGTGATCTTTACCGCGAGCATCCCGACTGGTGTCTGCATGTTCCCGGGCGCAACCGCTCGGAAAGCCGTAATCAGCTAGTCCTTGATTTTTCAAGGGCAGATGTTTGTGAAGAAATTACGAAACGTGTTTGTGCGATTTTGGAAAGTGTACCAATTTCCTATGTGAAATGGGACATGAACCGCTCTATGACAGAAGTTGGTTCCGCATTACTGCCAGCTGACAGGCAAAAGGAAACAGCTCACCGCTATATGCTTGGTCTGTATAACGTCATGGAAACTATCACTTCCCGCTTCCCTGAAATTCTATTTGAAAGTTGCTCTGGTGGAGGTGGTCGTTTTGACCCTGGTATGCTTTACTATATGCCTCAAACATGGACAAGCGACAATACAGATGCCATTTCACGCTTGAAAATCCAATACGGTACGAGTATGGTCTATCCGATTATTTCAATGGGTGCACATGTATCAGCCGTTCCGAACCATCAAGTCGACCGAATTACGTCACTCGCTATGCGTGGAGATGTTGCGATGTCAGGGAATCTTGGCTATGAGCTGGATTTAACGAAGCTGACGGAAGATGAAAAAATAGCGGTAACGGCACAAGTGGCAAGATATAAAGAAATTCGCGAGCTTATCCAGTTCGGTGAATTTTATCGTTTGAAGAGTCCTTTTGAAGGTAATGAGACCGCTTGGCTGTTTGCCAATAAGGATAAAACAGAAGTCATTGTGTACTTGTTCCGCGAACTCGCAGAGGCGAATGCAGCAATCGGAAGCGTACGCTTAACAGGCATTGATACAACGAAAAAATATACATTGCTTGGAACGGATAAAATATATGGCGGCGACGAACTTACTTACGCAGGTTTAAGCATTCCAATCGAAATGAAGGGCGACTTCCAAAGTCACGTCTGGCATTTCAAAGCATTATAA
- a CDS encoding LacI family DNA-binding transcriptional regulator, with translation MATMRDIATKAEVSTATVSRVINGDPTLSVTDETRKRIMEVVDELDYKLPRRKISKASDSVEVKNIGLVISNDETVDPYFLSMRLGVESVCEKYSINISSILTVGKSDFTAATLSRLDGLIVFGDVVIEDLQDVYYHNNNIVIVDFLPENNTYDVVLSDFETATSEVMDYLFNLGHTDIAYIGGQGAIRGITTEQIIAKEDTRKQIYEKKMKEKGLYNPESILLGDFGSNSGYLLTKELIASTSNPTAIVVASDPMAIGVMRALHEAGIKVPDEISVFSFDDIDSAAYLNPSLSTVKIHTEEMGRTAVKLLYDRLHSDRILPLKVILPTELVVRDSVAIKKV, from the coding sequence ATGGCAACGATGAGAGATATAGCAACGAAAGCTGAAGTTTCTACAGCTACCGTATCTAGAGTTATTAATGGGGACCCTACATTATCCGTAACTGATGAAACGAGAAAAAGGATAATGGAGGTCGTTGATGAACTCGATTACAAGCTTCCAAGAAGAAAAATTAGCAAAGCCTCTGATTCTGTAGAAGTAAAAAATATCGGGCTCGTTATATCCAATGACGAAACGGTTGACCCGTATTTCCTTTCTATGCGACTCGGAGTAGAAAGCGTCTGTGAAAAGTACTCCATAAATATTTCATCTATACTAACAGTCGGTAAAAGTGATTTTACAGCTGCAACACTTAGCCGCTTGGATGGGTTAATCGTCTTCGGAGATGTCGTCATTGAAGATTTACAAGATGTCTATTATCACAACAACAATATTGTGATTGTTGACTTTCTACCCGAAAACAATACCTACGATGTCGTTCTTTCTGACTTCGAAACAGCAACCAGTGAAGTAATGGATTATCTGTTCAACCTTGGTCATACCGATATTGCTTATATTGGCGGACAAGGTGCAATTAGAGGGATTACAACTGAACAAATCATTGCAAAAGAAGATACCCGTAAGCAAATATATGAAAAGAAAATGAAGGAAAAAGGTCTATACAATCCGGAATCTATTCTTTTAGGTGATTTCGGTTCCAATAGTGGTTACTTGTTGACAAAGGAGCTGATTGCATCTACGTCCAATCCAACAGCAATTGTCGTTGCAAGTGATCCAATGGCGATTGGCGTTATGCGCGCCCTGCACGAAGCCGGAATAAAGGTACCCGATGAAATATCGGTGTTCAGCTTTGATGATATTGACTCTGCCGCCTATTTAAATCCATCATTATCGACTGTGAAAATTCATACCGAAGAAATGGGACGGACTGCTGTTAAGCTGTTGTATGATCGCTTGCATAGTGATCGAATATTGCCGCTCAAAGTCATACTCCCAACCGAATTAGTCGTTAGAGATAGTGTAGCCATTAAAAAAGTATAA
- a CDS encoding ABC transporter substrate-binding protein, translated as MKKMFSLLAAGILSVALLAGCSGGSDSKSDEVKIEFFHYKTEAIPTFAKLIEKFEAENPAIKVEQVSPPEAEVVLKTRVMKNEIPDIIGIGANNNFKELSKAGAYKDMTNDENLDKIQPAYLQMLRDVTGLEEIYAVPYVANAVGVIYNKAIFKELGLEVPTTWDEFIAVSEKVKESGQTPFYFTFKDAWTTLPVFNVLAANTQGDDFYDELNKGNVLVGTRYKEAAEKFVQLLDYGHKNQQGVAYNDGNTAFANGESAMYLQGIWAIPEIKKANPDIDLGVFPYPLTNTPGESNVVSGVDLLLSIGASSKHPEEAQKFIDFLLKEEILTAYIQEQNAFPALKGILQEDPSLEGLQESFKQGALVDFPDHYIPVGVTADKSLQILAQNKDVAAFLDTMQKDWEKVEDRK; from the coding sequence ATGAAAAAAATGTTTTCGTTACTCGCAGCAGGTATCCTATCCGTCGCTCTACTTGCCGGTTGTTCTGGTGGAAGTGACTCTAAAAGTGATGAAGTAAAAATCGAATTCTTTCACTATAAAACCGAAGCCATTCCTACATTTGCTAAATTGATTGAGAAGTTCGAGGCAGAAAATCCAGCGATTAAAGTTGAACAAGTAAGCCCGCCAGAAGCAGAAGTTGTTTTAAAAACAAGAGTCATGAAAAATGAGATTCCCGATATCATTGGAATCGGTGCCAACAATAACTTTAAAGAACTATCAAAAGCAGGCGCTTACAAAGATATGACAAACGATGAAAACCTAGACAAGATTCAACCCGCTTACTTGCAAATGTTAAGAGATGTCACGGGTTTAGAGGAAATTTATGCTGTTCCTTATGTCGCTAATGCAGTCGGTGTTATTTATAACAAAGCAATCTTTAAAGAGTTAGGCCTCGAGGTCCCAACAACATGGGATGAATTTATTGCAGTGTCAGAAAAAGTAAAGGAATCAGGACAAACTCCCTTCTACTTCACATTTAAAGATGCGTGGACAACACTGCCAGTCTTTAATGTACTTGCAGCAAATACACAAGGCGATGATTTTTATGATGAATTAAATAAAGGTAATGTGCTCGTTGGAACAAGATATAAAGAAGCAGCGGAAAAGTTTGTACAGCTGCTCGATTATGGACATAAAAACCAACAAGGTGTTGCTTACAATGATGGAAACACTGCTTTTGCAAACGGAGAAAGCGCCATGTACTTACAAGGTATTTGGGCAATTCCTGAAATCAAAAAAGCGAATCCTGATATCGATCTAGGTGTTTTCCCTTACCCGCTAACAAACACGCCTGGGGAAAGTAACGTAGTTTCTGGTGTCGATTTACTACTAAGCATAGGCGCATCATCGAAGCACCCTGAAGAAGCACAGAAATTTATCGACTTTCTATTAAAAGAAGAAATTCTAACTGCTTATATTCAAGAACAAAATGCATTCCCAGCCCTAAAAGGAATCTTACAAGAGGATCCATCACTTGAAGGCTTGCAAGAAAGCTTTAAGCAGGGAGCACTCGTTGATTTCCCTGACCACTATATACCGGTAGGTGTCACAGCTGATAAGTCCCTACAAATATTAGCTCAAAATAAAGATGTAGCTGCATTTTTAGATACGATGCAAAAAGACTGGGAAAAGGTTGAAGATCGCAAGTAA
- a CDS encoding glycoside hydrolase family 32 protein — MVLHHQERIIKAEQALQVASEKVKDTPYRLGYHITAPAHWINDPNGLIQWNGDYHIFFQHHPFGPKGGPMHWGHVKSKDLVHWEHLPVALAPGDEFDKSGCFSGSAIEHNGELLLFYTGHNNLNEDGSDFFEVQCVAKSSDGIHFEKLAGNPIISESPENGSPHFRDPKVWKHEDTWYMVLGNQVNELGNVLLYESTDLSTWVYQGIIAQSKGKMGYMFECPDFFELDGKHILLFSPQGIEPEGDLYQNLYQNGTYIGDFDYQTKQFSHGQFTELDKGFDFYAGQTLLDDQGRRILFGWMSMWETAMPEQEHGWAGALTLPRELKFNEYGELSMTPIEELQQLRTVQNVVEPTTINDNIRLAAIKGDQLEMIAKFSLKDSTAEKFGINIRCSADGKQKTEIFYHTTEGKIGIDRNLSGHGEGGIRQSIIHGRDRETLKLHLFIDKSSLELFVNDGETVMTARIYPDETSISVELFSDNGETKLIQLDAWELKNSWVSM; from the coding sequence GTGGTTTTACATCATCAAGAACGAATCATAAAAGCTGAACAAGCCCTACAAGTGGCAAGTGAAAAAGTAAAAGACACACCATACCGACTTGGCTATCACATCACAGCTCCCGCTCACTGGATTAATGATCCAAACGGCTTAATTCAATGGAACGGTGACTATCATATATTCTTTCAGCATCATCCATTTGGTCCAAAGGGAGGACCCATGCACTGGGGACATGTGAAAAGCAAAGACCTTGTCCATTGGGAACACCTCCCCGTTGCACTCGCACCAGGAGATGAGTTTGACAAAAGTGGCTGTTTTTCAGGAAGCGCCATTGAACATAATGGCGAATTGCTCCTTTTCTATACAGGCCATAACAATTTGAATGAAGATGGCTCCGATTTCTTTGAAGTACAATGTGTTGCGAAAAGTAGTGACGGCATTCATTTTGAAAAGTTGGCGGGTAATCCGATTATTTCAGAGTCTCCGGAAAATGGTTCCCCACATTTTAGAGACCCAAAAGTTTGGAAACACGAAGATACATGGTATATGGTGTTAGGGAATCAAGTCAATGAGCTAGGCAATGTACTGTTATATGAGTCTACTGATTTATCTACATGGGTCTATCAAGGTATCATCGCACAAAGTAAAGGCAAGATGGGCTATATGTTCGAATGCCCGGATTTTTTCGAACTGGATGGAAAGCATATCTTGCTTTTTTCACCACAAGGAATTGAGCCTGAAGGAGATTTATATCAAAATCTGTATCAGAACGGGACCTATATTGGTGATTTTGATTACCAAACAAAACAATTTTCGCATGGACAATTTACCGAGCTTGATAAGGGCTTTGATTTTTATGCAGGACAGACCTTGCTCGATGATCAAGGAAGACGCATTTTGTTCGGCTGGATGAGCATGTGGGAAACAGCAATGCCAGAACAAGAGCATGGTTGGGCTGGGGCGTTAACATTACCGAGAGAGTTGAAATTCAATGAGTATGGTGAGCTTTCCATGACCCCTATCGAGGAATTACAACAATTAAGAACAGTACAAAACGTAGTTGAGCCCACTACCATTAACGATAACATTCGATTAGCAGCTATTAAAGGTGATCAGCTTGAAATGATTGCTAAGTTTTCATTAAAGGATAGCACGGCTGAAAAATTCGGGATTAATATTCGATGCTCAGCAGATGGCAAGCAGAAAACCGAGATTTTTTATCATACGACTGAAGGTAAAATTGGGATTGACCGTAACCTTTCAGGACATGGCGAGGGTGGAATTAGGCAAAGTATCATTCATGGCCGAGACCGCGAAACACTCAAACTCCATCTGTTTATAGACAAATCTTCTCTTGAATTATTTGTCAATGACGGTGAAACAGTGATGACTGCCCGTATCTATCCAGATGAAACGAGCATCTCTGTTGAGTTATTCAGTGACAATGGAGAAACAAAACTGATTCAACTTGATGCGTGGGAATTGAAGAATAGTTGGGTCAGCATGTGA
- a CDS encoding carbohydrate ABC transporter permease gives MKQRTNWLVTILITLGSLIILFPLYMSFSIALKDPQELAKSALAFPTVFRWENFTRAIEATNFFNALRNSALITGVTLVLTILSNSLVAYAVARNMHKKFFKGLYFYFVSALFIPFPIIMLPIVKQTSALGLNNPGGLILLYVVYGMAMNIFIYVGYIRSIPKELEEAAIIDGCNTWQVFWKVIFPLLTPINATIGILTCLWAWNDFLLPLIILSDSAHATLPLVQYVFQSEFGTDYNLAFASYLMALAPMVIVYLFAQKWIIGGVVQGSVK, from the coding sequence ATGAAACAAAGAACAAACTGGCTTGTCACAATTCTGATTACACTTGGCTCGCTAATTATCCTTTTTCCATTATATATGTCCTTCTCAATCGCGCTGAAAGATCCACAGGAACTTGCTAAATCAGCACTGGCATTCCCAACCGTATTTCGATGGGAAAACTTCACAAGAGCAATCGAGGCAACAAACTTTTTTAATGCGTTAAGAAACAGTGCGCTTATTACAGGCGTTACACTTGTACTCACAATTTTATCTAATTCGCTTGTAGCCTATGCAGTGGCAAGAAATATGCATAAAAAGTTCTTTAAAGGCTTATATTTCTACTTTGTCAGTGCATTATTTATCCCTTTTCCAATTATCATGTTGCCTATTGTAAAGCAAACATCTGCACTCGGACTAAATAACCCAGGCGGACTCATCTTGCTTTATGTCGTATATGGTATGGCTATGAATATTTTCATCTATGTCGGATATATCCGGTCCATTCCCAAGGAGCTAGAAGAGGCTGCTATTATTGACGGATGCAATACATGGCAAGTGTTTTGGAAAGTCATCTTCCCACTTTTAACCCCGATTAATGCGACGATTGGTATTTTGACATGTTTATGGGCTTGGAATGACTTCTTGTTGCCGTTAATTATATTAAGTGATTCGGCTCATGCCACACTCCCACTTGTTCAATATGTGTTCCAATCTGAATTCGGGACAGATTACAACTTAGCTTTCGCTTCCTATTTAATGGCGTTAGCACCGATGGTTATTGTCTATCTATTTGCACAAAAATGGATCATTGGCGGCGTTGTACAAGGGTCGGTTAAGTAA
- a CDS encoding serine hydrolase domain-containing protein, producing MVNERVETLIQQHFNKVVEKDSHIHNAYLLVHSEKHGIHVHTAKGLTGDMPAHAQQPYFIASIGKLFTSILIGLLVEKGKLTYEDTITAYVDPDVLRDLHVYKGRDYTNDIKIKHLLNHTSGLNCFFEDKPKQGKSMIDLLFEQPSRYWEPKEVIEWSKEHLTAHFPPEKGFHYSDTGYNILGLIIERMTGMPLAEALRFYIFEPLGMSDSYLFRDSLSSDEGEYPLAHLYGRRVNVTDYRSLSVSYAGGGIISTSEDLLVFMKALVNHEILSEETISTMKSDKAKFFIGIDYGYGLMNFKTVPFMMPKRYNAWGNAGSTGTFMFYQPDLDTYFIGSLNQFRYNRKAFRLLFKLIDIVSKTSHSKI from the coding sequence ATGGTTAACGAAAGAGTGGAGACATTAATTCAGCAACACTTTAATAAAGTTGTAGAAAAAGACTCTCATATCCACAACGCTTATTTGTTAGTACATTCTGAAAAACATGGTATCCATGTACATACAGCAAAAGGTTTGACAGGCGATATGCCTGCCCATGCCCAGCAACCTTATTTTATTGCGAGTATTGGTAAGTTGTTCACCTCTATCCTGATCGGACTCTTGGTTGAAAAGGGGAAGCTCACATACGAGGATACAATCACTGCGTATGTGGATCCTGATGTATTGCGTGATCTACATGTTTATAAAGGAAGGGACTATACGAACGATATTAAAATAAAGCATTTATTAAATCACACGTCAGGCTTAAATTGTTTTTTTGAGGATAAGCCAAAACAAGGTAAATCTATGATTGATTTGTTATTTGAACAGCCTTCTCGTTACTGGGAACCAAAGGAGGTTATTGAATGGTCCAAAGAGCATTTGACAGCACACTTCCCACCGGAGAAAGGATTTCATTATTCAGATACGGGTTACAATATATTAGGGCTGATTATCGAAAGAATGACTGGAATGCCTTTAGCCGAGGCACTGCGCTTCTATATTTTTGAACCACTCGGTATGAGTGACTCGTATCTTTTCCGTGATTCATTGTCTTCGGATGAAGGTGAATATCCACTAGCACATCTCTATGGGAGAAGAGTTAATGTCACAGACTATCGCAGTTTAAGTGTTAGTTATGCAGGAGGTGGTATTATTTCAACATCAGAAGATTTACTTGTTTTTATGAAGGCGTTGGTAAACCACGAAATTTTAAGCGAAGAAACGATTTCTACAATGAAAAGTGATAAGGCGAAGTTTTTTATCGGTATCGACTACGGCTATGGATTAATGAACTTCAAAACGGTTCCCTTTATGATGCCTAAAAGATATAATGCGTGGGGAAATGCAGGTTCAACTGGAACATTTATGTTTTACCAACCTGATCTGGATACGTACTTCATCGGAAGTTTGAATCAGTTTCGTTATAATCGAAAAGCCTTTCGATTACTGTTCAAGCTCATTGATATTGTGTCCAAAACAAGCCATTCGAAAATATAA
- a CDS encoding TetR/AcrR family transcriptional regulator, with amino-acid sequence MAPKTKFTKEIIINAAFDIAKVEGINQITARKVAEKMGSSIAPIYVNFTEIEELKMAVIQQIHMISQQMLMTKYTEDPFLNIGIASLKFSRDYPVLFKDLITNNTKYMTDVQPPGDTILQQMKQAPTLTSFTDEEMGSILFKMKVFQMGLSVMDVNGLLPVPFDEQQLIELLESTGNDLILAAQSRHNEEEQK; translated from the coding sequence ATGGCACCTAAAACAAAGTTTACGAAAGAAATTATCATTAATGCAGCTTTTGATATTGCAAAAGTTGAGGGAATCAATCAAATAACAGCTAGAAAAGTTGCAGAAAAAATGGGCAGCTCCATTGCTCCGATTTATGTGAATTTCACAGAAATCGAGGAGTTGAAGATGGCGGTTATCCAGCAAATCCATATGATTTCCCAACAAATGCTCATGACGAAATATACAGAAGATCCGTTTCTCAATATAGGCATTGCTAGTTTGAAATTTTCGAGAGACTATCCCGTTCTTTTTAAAGACCTTATCACGAATAATACGAAGTATATGACAGATGTTCAGCCTCCTGGAGATACGATTCTTCAGCAGATGAAACAAGCGCCAACACTTACTAGTTTCACTGACGAGGAAATGGGCAGTATTTTGTTTAAAATGAAAGTATTTCAAATGGGGTTGTCTGTGATGGATGTCAATGGGTTGCTTCCAGTACCTTTTGATGAACAGCAGTTGATTGAGTTACTAGAAAGTACGGGGAATGATTTAATACTTGCGGCACAGTCACGTCATAACGAGGAAGAACAAAAATAA
- a CDS encoding GH32 C-terminal domain-containing protein yields the protein MPEQKHGWAGALTLPRELKFNEYGELSMTPIKELQQLRAVQNVVEPTTINDNIRLAAIKGDQLEMIAEFSLKDSTAEKFGLNIRCSADGKQKTEIFYHTTEGKVGIDRNLSGHGEGGIRQSIIHGRDRETLKLHLFIDKSSLELFVNDGETVMTAGIYPDETSISVELFSDNGETKLIQLDA from the coding sequence ATGCCAGAACAAAAACATGGTTGGGCTGGGGCGTTAACATTACCGAGAGAGTTGAAATTCAATGAGTATGGTGAGCTTTCCATGACTCCAATCAAGGAATTACAACAATTAAGAGCAGTACAAAACGTAGTTGAGCCCACTACCATTAATGATAACATTCGATTAGCAGCCATTAAAGGTGACCAGCTTGAAATGATTGCTGAGTTTTCGTTAAAAGATAGTACGGCTGAAAAATTTGGTCTTAATATTCGATGCTCGGCAGATGGCAAGCAGAAAACCGAGATTTTTTATCATACGACTGAAGGTAAAGTTGGGATTGACCGTAACCTTTCTGGACATGGCGAGGGTGGCATTAGGCAAAGCATCATTCATGGTCGAGACCGCGAAACACTCAAACTCCATCTGTTTATAGACAAATCTTCACTTGAGTTATTTGTCAATGATGGTGAAACAGTAATGACTGCAGGCATCTATCCAGATGAAACGAGCATCTCCGTTGAATTATTCAGTGACAATGGAGAAACAAAACTGATTCAACTTGATGCGTAG
- a CDS encoding carbohydrate ABC transporter permease, whose protein sequence is MVIPAVLLFATFHTFPALQGIYYSFTNWNGISVAYDFVGFKNYIHLFKDKVVLDSYKFTFSFAVMATVLVNAISLLVAIGLNAKIKGRNFFRAIYFLPNVLGVLIVGFIFNFFFTNILPKMGEQLDIDFLMVNILGSEKYAWVGILLVVVWQACAFNIILYLAGLQTVSGELYEASGLDGANAWQQFWKITFPMIAPFFTINMVLSMKNFLMVFDQIVAMTGGGPGHSTTSIALLIYKGGFQGGEFAFQSANAVIYFILIMLVSIFQLKILQKREVDM, encoded by the coding sequence ATGGTAATACCCGCAGTTTTACTCTTTGCCACTTTCCATACGTTCCCCGCTTTACAAGGTATCTATTATTCTTTTACGAACTGGAACGGAATCAGTGTAGCGTATGATTTTGTAGGCTTTAAAAACTATATACATTTGTTTAAAGACAAAGTCGTACTAGATTCGTACAAGTTCACATTTTCATTCGCCGTCATGGCTACAGTTCTTGTAAATGCCATTAGCTTACTCGTTGCAATAGGCCTGAACGCGAAAATAAAAGGACGTAACTTTTTCAGAGCCATTTACTTCCTCCCTAACGTACTAGGCGTATTAATTGTCGGGTTTATCTTCAACTTCTTTTTCACAAATATTCTCCCAAAAATGGGTGAGCAATTAGATATCGATTTTTTGATGGTCAATATTCTTGGCTCAGAAAAATATGCATGGGTCGGTATCTTACTTGTTGTCGTTTGGCAAGCCTGCGCGTTTAATATCATTCTTTATCTTGCTGGATTGCAGACCGTGTCAGGTGAATTATATGAAGCATCTGGTTTAGACGGCGCAAACGCTTGGCAGCAATTTTGGAAAATCACTTTCCCGATGATTGCTCCATTCTTTACAATTAATATGGTTTTGTCGATGAAGAACTTCTTAATGGTATTTGACCAGATTGTCGCTATGACAGGAGGAGGACCCGGTCACTCGACAACATCCATTGCCCTACTTATTTATAAAGGTGGATTCCAAGGTGGAGAATTCGCATTCCAATCAGCGAACGCGGTTATTTACTTTATCCTGATTATGTTGGTCTCTATTTTCCAACTTAAAATCTTGCAAAAAAGAGAGGTGGATATGTAA